The genomic DNA CAAGCTCTTGATCAATAGCTGCTATTAACTTATCTACAGCAGCAGATAGCCTAACTGTACTTTTTTCTGTTAAGTTACCACCAACCAGGGACTTAGTTCCAAATCCTGATAATTCCAAATCTTGAATAAACCCGCTACCTTCTTCGGGGTTAAAAGCTTCTTTGAAATCTGATAGTCGAAATAGCCTCCGTAAAACTGCTGAACTACAAAGCCGTAACTGTTGCTTTTGACTATCGAAATCAAACGCCTGCTTGTAGACAGGATCTAAGCTAGTTATATTTGTTCTATTTTCTTTAGTGGGAATAGATTTAGCTAGTAATTCTACCAGCGTTGCTAGGTCAATAGAAGGTTTAGGTGAGCTTGCCTGAATTTTGGCACTACCAATTTGATCTGACGACATATTTACTTTATCCTTTACACCAGCCTGTTGACTGCTTCACTTGCTTCAACGATCAAGTTGGCACAAATGGAACCTTTCCATTAAATAACTTAAGTATAAGTAATTTGTCAAGTTATGGCAGCCCCAGGTATAGTCAGCTACAAAAATATCTGTGTTAATTACAACAATTTTCAATAAATTAGACCACCATCTAGAGACATTGCATACAACACTCTCCGAGGGGTTAAATTCCTTTGTGTATTTCATTTACCTGAAAATAGCTGTAATTGTGTAGCTCATCAAGCTGGTAATTGCCATAAACTAAATTCATCAACGTTTTGTGACATTTTTACTTTGATCCCTACTGTGAAAGTTACCTATTGTCTAAAAATTTATCTGGAATTGTTGCACAATCAAATGTTGTATATATCATCAAGATAAAGCCTGTTGGAGGGCTACTTATGGAATACCGTCGCCCCCGGCATCATTTTCGAGGTAGCTGGATGGTAGCGATTATTGCCGCCATTACAGCTACACCAGCAATAGCAGAAACATCACATTTTGGTAAATTCAGTCTATCACCGGGTTTTGAACCAGCAGAAGGAACAGTTACTGGTCACACAGGTGGTTCTTACTCCCTGTCCGAGATTAGCAGACGCGATCGCCATAGAAATCCCTGCGTCGGTTTTGCTGACCCCCAACCAGATCACATTCTGACCTTGGAAGAAGACTTTGATCAGCTGAACATACAAGTCAACAGTGGCGAGTATGACACCACCTTACTCATCCAAGGCCCAGACGACAAAACAATTCACTGCGGCGATGACACTGGGACAAACAAAGATGCCAGCATTGAAGACAAAGACTTTAAAAGTGGTACTTATCGGATTTGGGTAGGTACTTTTAATCCTGGCTTGAGGCGTAACTATACTCTGACGGTGCAGCAGAAATAACTCCCCAATCGCCAGAAAACAAGAACGGGAAAAAGGGATAAAAATTTTGCTCCGAGTCCAATTCCCCCCTGCACCCTGCCCCCTGCACCTCTGCCTCTTCCTACTCCCCAACTTTCAGCGTTGACCCAGGAACGATATTATGAGATAGTAGCTCGTTTTGCTTTCCGAGGGTCCTATCTCGTGCTATCTAGACTACGTGCTGATTTTCGCATCATATTTGAACGTGACCCCGCTGCCCGTAACTGGTTAGAGGTCTTGTTTTGTTACCCAGGTTTGCAAGCCCTGCTATTCCATCGGCTGGCTCACTGGCTGCATCATCTTGGACTCCCATTTTTTCCCCGCTTGATTTCTCACACAGCTAGATTTTTGACGGGAATCGAAATCCATCCAGGCGCAACAATTGGGCAGGGTGTGTTTATTGACCACGGTATGGGCGTGGTAATTGGTGAAACGGCGATAGTGGGTGATTATACCCTGATTTATCAAGGTGTCACCCTTGGCGGAACTGGTAAACAAACCGGCAAGCGCCATCCCACAGTCGGGGAAAATGTCGTAGTTGGAGCCGGTGCAAAGGTGCTGGGCAATATTCAAATTGGCAATAATGTCCGCATTGGCGCTGGATCAGTTGTTCTCCGGGATGTGCCGACTGATTGCACAGTGGTAGGCGTACCCGGTCGAATTGTCTATCGTTCTGGTGCGCGAGTTGCTCCCCTAGAACACAACAACTTGCCAGATTCAGAAGCTGAAGTCATTCGTGCCTTAGTTGATCGAATTGAATCCTTGGAACAACAAATCCAAAATCTCCAAAACAATCAATCGTCTGGGAAAACTCATGTTTTGGCCGTTTCTGTAGTTTCTCCCGAAAGTGATTTGTTAAAAGATGCTCCCTTGTGTAGCCTCAGAGATAAAGCCATTCAGCAATTTCTCGATGGTGCAGGGATTTAAAGAGGCAGGGGCAGGGGGAGAAGAGGCAGGGGGGCAGGGAGCAGGGAGCAGGGGAGAATAAACTTCCCAATGAACAATGACTAATGACCAATGACCAATGACCAATGATTAAGGATTAATTTCCGCGCTAGACCATTCTTGCTGCTCATTGCGGTAGTAGATTCGGCGATTTTGTGGTTCACCCCGCAATTCTAAATGGTCTACCTGTAAAGGTTCGAGTAGTAGTAGACAAAAATTTGGCACTGGCTGGGCGGGATTAGGTGGTGATGGCTCAAAGGCTTCTGGCTCATCTACTCTGGGTTTACCAGGATGAGGCCAAGCAAATTGTAACCGCGCTGCATCACTTAATTCTTGCCAAATTTTGATTCGCGCTGGTTGGAGGAGAGGGTGAGAATCATCTATTAAACTTAAGCAACCAGAAAGCCGAAATTGTTCTCGCGTGTTGGGGAAATACCAACAAATTTCTGCCCAAGGTTGTTTTTGTATTTGGTCAACTTTATCACTACGGGCATCAGTAATAAATTTTAACTGGTTGCTATCTTCCAGAAAACCCCGAAAAACAACGGTACGATTAGCAGGGCGATTATTTTCCCCCACTGTTGCTAGTTGTAGGTAACGGGCGTAAACAAGGCTACGATTACGATGCAGCGCACGAGCGATCGCGCTTCGCCAAGGAGCAATGGACATTATTCTAATTACCTACCACAGTAAAATTTGTTTTTTAACTTCTATAATATCTAAGTAATCTTCCGTAAACGCTTTTCTTAACAGGGAATGGGGGATAAATTGATCATATTTTTGCAATTCTGGAGCTTCTGCGGAACTGACTAAATGTTCTGCGGTAATTCTTTGTTCACACAATGAAACAAGTTCTGTTTGCAGAAGTTTAAATTTATCTTTACCTAATTTGATTGTTAAATAATAGGGATTCACCCCACCAATACTGTTAATTTCTAATGATTCTCGACAAAAGGAATTAAGCAACCTTTCCAAAGTCCGGTAAGCCACTGTACCCATCCAAGGAAAGATACAACATTTGCCTTTTTCCAATTGTAAAATATTTTGTTTATCTAATCCAGCATTTCGGATGATTTGCCGAACTAATTTTAAACGTTCTTGAGCATTCTTTTGTAAATAACTATATTCTAAATCTTCTAGTAATACTTGCCGCATTCTTTGCAAAACTCTGGTGTGAATACTACCACTACCACCACGCCAATAAATAGTAGCTTTACCTGCTACTTGCTTCACTAAAATTACCTTTTTTTTAAAGTCAACTTCTAAAACTTCCCAAGTTCTACCTGCTAAGGCGAATTGATTACCCACAGGGGTTGGTATGGCAATACTGCCAATTTCCGTTGTTCCTTGCTTGACCGCATATTCTTGAATATCAGCAAAAACAGCATAAAACTGAAATTTCCCGACTATCTTTTCTCCTGCTAAACCAATAATTAATTTACCTTGTTCTGTTTTATGAATGTGGTCTATATCAATTAAATAGTGTAATAATGACTTAAAATCTGCTGAAGAAATAGCCGCAAAGGGTGATAAATTTAAAATTTGTTTAGCTAAAGCCGCAGGTGTAATTTCTCCTGTTGCTGCTAAAATGCTCATTGTCTGATGATATAGCAAACTCAAAGGATATTTAATCGGTTCTATCGGTTCAATCCAACGTTCTTCTAAATAAAGTTGAATAATGGCAATACATTGTAAAAGTTGCCAAGGAATTTGTTCGGGTAAAGGTGCTTCAGATAATGGTTGATTTTCCCCACAAATCAAGCGCATATCAGCAGCTTCACCTCTCCGACCACTGCGTCCTAAACGTTGTAAAAAACTAGCAACAGACAAAGGTGATTCTAACTGAATGACTCGCTCTAAATGACCAATATCTATGCCTAATTCTAAAGTGAGAGTAGCCGCAGTCACCGCCGGATTGTCAGGTTCGCGTATGGCATTTTCCGCAGCTTGGCGTAAGCTAGCAGATATACTGCCATGATGTACGTGATAGATGTCTGGTAATGCTTGTGCTTTAGCAATTCGGCGTAAGGATGCAATTACTGATTCAGTTTGCGTGCGATTGTTCGCGAAAATTAAGCATTTACGAGATTTGCTGAGGTTAAAAATATATTTCTCGTAAGCTGTGGCTTCTGATTCATCGATTTCACTCTCAAGATAAAAGTGTTCTACAGCCAGTTTAATTTGGCGTTTTTCTGCGGTGATATCCGGAGTAATTACTGACTTGTCAGTTCCAGAACGTAACCACTCTTCAGCCATTGCATAATTACCCAGGGTGGCTGATAAACCAATGCGACGGGGTTGGGTTTTTGTCAAATTGGCTAAACGCTGTAATTGACAAATAATTTGACAACCACGTTCAGAACCCATAAAGGAATGGATTTCATCAATGATCACAAATCGTAAATCACCAAATAAGCGCATCAAATCATTATTCTTGTTAATTAACAAGCTTTCTAAAGATTCTGGCGTAATTTGCAGAATACCTTGGGGATTCTTGATCAGTTTATTTTTACGACTTTGTGCTACATCACCATGCCAGTGCCACACGGGTATATCTGCTGTTTTCAGCAAGTCGTTGAGGCGTTCAAATTGGTCATTAATTAAAGCTTTGATCGGTCCAATATATAATACACCGATAGTATTGGCTGGTTTTTCATGTAAGAGCGTCAAAACTGGTAAAAATGCAGCTTCTGTTTTTCCCGCCGCAGTTGCAGCCGCAATTAACAAATGAGCATCAGTGTTAAATATAACGTCACTAGCTGCTAATTGTACTGGTCGTAATTCAGTCCAGTTGTGATGGTAGATGTATTCTTGGATGAAGGGTGCAAGTTTGGAAAAAGTCATTAGTCATTAAATTTACATAAAAACACTCTCAAACTCTTATTTCTCTGTGTCCTCTGCGGTATGCGCTACGCGCACGCTCCGCGAACGTATACTCATCAGTTCAAAAATTTTTCTACACTGCGAACAAACATTTCCACACCCATTGCTAAGGCGGTTTCATCAAAATCAAATCGGGGATGATGATGGGGATAGGCTAAATCTTTCTCAGGATTGGCAGATCCCAAAAAGAAATAACAACCAGGAACTTCTTGTAAGAAGAATGACATATCCTCACCTCCCATAGTTTGGCATTCTGGGACAATACCCATAGGAGTTTCGATGACTTCTTCTGCTACTGATCTCACTAATTCCGCTATACGCGCATCATTTATGACTGGTGGATAAAGACTCCAGTATTCTAAGTCATATTTTGCACCATGACTTTGACAAACTCCGGCGATAATTTGCTCAACTCGCTGGTTAAAAAATCCTTTGAAATTAGGGTTAAAATACCTGATAGTCCCACTCATACGGGCTTTATCAGCAATGATATTCAGCTTCGTTCCGGCGTGAAGTTCGCCGACGGTTACCACGGCTGAATCAATGGGGTTAACGTTACGCGCCACAATGGTTTGTAGGGCATTGACAATTTGGGCGGCAACGACGATAGAATCAATGGTTTGATGCGGCATAGCACCATGTCCACCTTTACCCAAAATGGTGCAGTTAAAGCATTCTACAGATGCCATTAACGCCCCAGCCCGGACACCGACTGTTCCTAATGGCAAATTATTCCATAGATGTAACCCGATAATTGCATCCACATCGGGGTTTTTTAGTACCCCAGATGCAATCATGGGTTGTGCGCCGCCTGGCCCTTCTTCTGCTGGCTGAAAGATCATTTTCACCGTACCACTAAAGTTGTGCCGATGCTTGTGAAGATAGTAAGCTGTACCAAGTGCGATCGCAGTATGTCCATCATGTCCACAAGCGTGCATCACTCCATCATGTTGTGATTTATAAGGAACCTGATTCAGTTCTTGAATTGGCAAAGCATCCATATCAGCCCGAATCGCCAACACTTTTTCCGAACCGGGTTTATTTCCCTTGATAATAGCCACAATACCAGTTTGAGCTATACCAGTTTCATGTTCAATTCCCCATGCTTGCAACTGGCTAGAGACTAACTCAGCCGTGAGTTTTTCTTTAAACCCCAACTCTGGTTTTTGATGCAGTCGCCGCCGCCACTCTACCAATCGCGGTTGTAACGAGCGAATTTCCAGACGAACGCGAGATAAATCGACAGAAGAGTTGGGAAAAGTGGAAACCATGATCAAAACAAGCTCGTTTCAGTAACAGCTAACTGAGGATATTTTCCAAGTTTAATCGTTCTCAAAGAGTTCAGCGTGGATATTTCATGCCTGTTTTTTGAGGAATGCGGATTTAATCCAATACACTAACCTCACCCCCAACCCCTCTCCTTAGCAAGGCTAGCGTGTACACACAAGTGATCGAATCGCCCCCTAACCCCCAATTATGGAGGAACAAGAATTTTCAAAGTCCCCCAAACTTGGGGGATTTAGGGGGCAGAACAGGCTCAAACGCAGACAGATAAGACTTGTGTGTACGCCGTAGCCTTGCTAAGGAGAGGGGAGACTTTGCGAGTCAAAGGCTATATTAGCTTAATCTTTCCCAATCCAGATTTGATGCGACTTGCGCGAGTTTATCCAAATCTTCCACATTATCCAAATAAGGCAAACAACCTAAAACTGGCGTATGAGTCAGCGATTGAATCAAATCCGATGGTGTCCAGTCGGCGATTTCCGCATCTGTCCGGGGTTGTACACAATTCAGCACAATACCTTTGAGATTCACCTTTGATTGCCTAGCCAATGCCACATTTGCCACGGCTTGAGCGATCGCACCTAATCTGACTGGTACTACCAATACCGTAGGTAAACGCCAGTCTCCCGCCAAATCAGCCACTGTCAACTCATCAGTGATCGGTGAACCTAAACCACCCAAGGCTTCTACCAACAAGAAGTCACGCTGCGATCGCAACTTAGAAAAAGCTTGCCACACCACAGCTAAATCCACGCTACGATTTTCCTTAGCGGCGGCGATGGGAGGGGCTAGGGGTGCATCAAAATACAAAGGTGTAATTTCCTCAGCCGATTGCTCTAAAGAAAATAACTTTTGATATAATTCGCGATCGCCTATCCCCGATTGAATTGGTTTCATAATTCCCCAGCTACGCTGCGGATAATATTTTTGCCAATAGGCTGCCAAGGCTGTTGTTAAAACAGTTTTTCCAGCCTCCGTATCAGTACCAGTAATCAGTAATGTGTTCAACAATCTATTCGGTGATTACTTTTTAAGTATACATATCAATTGTAATACATCCTAGACACTTATAACTCTGGTGTGCTATCAGTCGGGGCATTATTTTCCGCGCCAAAGTCTGGTCTAGGTATGGGCGGTGGTGTGAGTGTTGGTGTGGTCAGTGGAATTTCTGTTGGTGTGGGAATAGGAATAGGAATGGGAGTTTCTATTGGCGTTTCCGTTGGCGTTGGTGTTGGGATGACTGGGTTTTCTAACACAACATCGAGACTGTAATCGCTTGCGGCAATTTCTGGTTCTGGAGTCAACTGAATAATATATCTCCCAGTCATCGGCAATATTCCCTCATAGGTTGTTACTTGCTGGGCATTAGGAGCAATTGGTTCTTGATTGACATCTAAAACCGTGAGCAAAATGCCATTTCCTTGGTTAATAAATGCCGTTAACTTGGCTCCTTCTTCCCCAAAAAATGTGTACTGAATGATTTGATTTTCTTTGATAGTGTCTTCAACTGTGGTTGTGTCAGATGCGGCAAATATCAGCCGTCTACTAAATATTACAGGTTCAACACGGATGGGTGTGGGTTCTGGTGTAAGTTCTGGCGTGGTTTCTGGCGTGGGTTCTGGTGTGGGTGTTTCCTCGCCAGTCACAACTGGTGAAGGGAAAGTTTGTGGTGGCGTTACATCTGGTGGTTGATTTGACTGATTGCGGATAGAACTTACCAAAGCCCAAGAACCAACTCCCGCTAAAATTACTACGGCACTACCAATAGCACCCAGCGCCAATGGACTATCTAAAATTGAGTTAGACCGACTGGGTATAATCACTTGCTCAGGTTTGCGCGGTGCAACGGGCTGTGGTACTGAGTCGGGGGGACGACCGACAGCGATTGTTTGGAATTGGGAGACTTCTGGAGTCGGAATACGGGGTTTTTCCAGAATCTGTAATGCTTGAATGACATCAGCCGCACTATGGTAGCGATCGCCTGCATGACTACTTAACATCTGATTCAGAACTTGGGCAAATTGTGCATTCACCTTGACCCACTGTTGCCAATTCCAAGTGAGTTGAGTGACATCAAATAAATCAGTTGGTTCTTTCCCCGTCAACAAAACTATCCCTGTAACCGCTAGTGCATACAAATCACTATGAGGGTAAGCTTTTCCTGTTTGCATTTGTTCAGTGGGAGCAAAGCCTAATTTACCCACGCTAGTGATTGGCGTTGTGCTATCTGGAAACTGTAAACGCGTTGCTAGTTCTGTCACCAGTCCGAAGTCAATTAACACTGGCTGGCGATCGCCATCGCGCAAAATAATATTTTCCGGTGAGATATCCCGGTGAATAATCCCTCGACCATGAATATGCTCTAAAACTGGCAGCAAAGAGCGAATCAACTGCAATACTTCTGCCTCAGTGAAAGTTTGACCAGCCGCAAGACGTTCACTCAGCAGAGTCCGGTAAGCTTTACCTGCAACATAGTCCTCAACTAAAAATAAGCGTTGGTCTTGTGCAAATCTTTCGCGAAATTTCGGCACTTGTGAATGTTCTATTTGATATAAAATTGCAGCTTCTTGCTGGAAAAGAGCTTGTGCTTTCTCCCAAGCTTCAGCCTCCGTGGCAGAAATCAATTCCTTAATCGCGCAAAGTTCGTGAAAGCGCCGCTGATCTTCCGCCAAATAGGTACTACCAAATCCCCCTTGTCCGAGAATTTGGATGATCCGATAACGGTTTTGCAGGATAGAACCAACTGTAATGGGTGCTTGCATGATTAGTTAAATGTAATAGCAACTGGGGAAGAAATAACTGACAAAGATCAGTCCATCAGAAAATTAATAAATTCCGTGTTAGTACGTGCTAAGTAAGTATTTGAAGACTTATTTAACTCTATTTTTCCACTCTTTTATCAGTAAGGATGTGTGAAAAATGGCAAAAATTGACGGTGAGGGCAATTGACTAACTACCTGCGGAGGATTAATTTCAGCGTTTTTTGTGGCTTTCTTATTCAAGAGCAGTAACGTGAAAACCACCATGTAGAAATAGCATCCGCCCTCAACCATCACAACTCACGCGAGCTAAATTCGCCACCCCCAAGAATTTTTTGGGTGATTTACTATCAAAAATATAGTCTGCTAGTTTATAATTTTGCAGCTAGTATCATAGAGTGTTGACTAAATGTGCAACTTTCCTTGAGGAATTTATCCGCCAGTGTTGCTACTGTTTCTGTCCCAACAATGGTTTGTTCACCAAAAGGACTACAACATGAGCCAAAAATAATTATATTGAGAAATGTTTAAAGTTTGGATGAAAGCTTTAAAAAAACTCACAGATGTTTTTTTAGCCCATTTCAGTTAAATCTACTAAATATCTAATGATAATATTGCCATGAATGCACATCGAGGTTCTGCTGTGCTGAGTTCTGCAAGTTTAAAGGTGCAACCAGCTGCCACAGGAGTGACGGAAAATCATCGCCTGCGGCTATTTTCTGGCTCTGCCAATGTACCACTGTCTCAAGAAGTCGCTCGTTACCTGGGTATGGACTTGGGGCCAATGATTCGCAAAAGGTTCGCGGATGGAGAACTATACGTTCAAATTCAAGAATCAATTCGGGGTTGTGATGTTTATTTAATCCAACCAACTTGTCAACCTGTTAATGACCACTTGATGGAATTGCTGATTATGGTTGATGCTTGTCGTCGGGCTTCTGCACGACAGGTAACCGCAGTAATTCCCTACTATGGCTATGCTCGCGCTGACCGCAAAACGGCAGGACGAGAGTCAATTACAGCCAAATTGGTGGCTAACCTGATTGCGAAAGCCGGAGCTAGTAGGGTTTTGGCTATGGATTTGCACTCGGCGCAAATTCAAGGCTATTTTGACATACCTTTTGATCATGTTTACGGTTCGCCAGTAATTTTCGATTATCTGGCTAGTAAACAACTTTCTGATGTTGTAGTTGTTTCTCCCGATGTTGGTGGTGTAGCACGCGCTAGAGCATTTGCGAAAAAGCTCAATGATGCGCCCTTGGCTATTATCGATAAACGTCGTCAGGCTCATAATGTGGCTGAAGTCATGAATGTCATCGGCGATGTGAAGGGCAAAACAGCCATTTTGGTGGATGACATGATTGATACTGGCGGCACAATTAGCGAAGGCGCACGGTTGCTGCGTCAAGAAGGTGCAAGTCAGGTATATGCCTGTGCAACTCATGCTGTTTTTTCGCCACCTGCAAAGGAGCGTTTGTCAAGTGGCTTGTTTGAGGAAGTTATCGTTACTAACACGATTCCCATCCCAGAACACAATCGCTTTCCAGAATTAGTAGTGCTTTCTGTCGCTAATCTTTTAGGGGAAACCATCTGGCGGATTCACGAAGATACTTCAGTAAGTAGTATGTTCCGCTAGCAAAGACAATACTGTTTTTGTAGTTACAATTTGGTATCAAAAAATGATGAAGTATGAAGTATGGATTTTTTCCGCCTTCAGCCTTCATTTTTTATTAGCCGTTTGTCGTTCGATTTCTGTCACCACTCGTTCTAATTCTTCAACTAGGGGAGTATTTCCAGCCTTGGTAAAGGCATCCACCAGCGCCCGATAATACCAAAGAGTTCCTTCTCTACCACCTTGAAAGCGATCCCAAAGTGATTCGCCTAAGACGCGATAATCTTTGAGAATTGATTGGGCATTGTAAAGTTTATCGGCTACTGATACTAGTAATACTGAGGGTGAGGCTGTGGCAATGTGAGCAATATAAGCTTTTTTGCGCTGTCTCCAAGGTGGTTTGGGTGTGGTGTCGGCATCCGTACAACCATCGACAATGGCTGTGACATTTTCTCCAAAGCGGCGGCGGATTTCGGCTCGTGTGGCATCTCCTCCTTGGTCTTCTATGGCATCATGTAATAGAGCTGCGATCGCTTCGTCTTCATTGGCTCCATATTCTAAAGCAATACTGGCTGCACCTAATAAGTGGGCAATGTAGGGGACTCCTGATCCTTTACGCACTTGTTGGGCGTGGAGTTGGGTGGCATAAGTTAGGGCTGCGGTGAAGCGTTCTGTGAGCATTTTTTTATTATGCGCTGGTGTTGAGGTCTATTTTAAAACGAACCGCCAAGGCGCATTCGCGAAGCGTCTCCCCTTGGGAGAAGGACGCAAAGGAAGAAATGAAGATTATAGCGAGTATACCTACTAAAATGAAGGTGTCATTCCATCTGACATCATCATGAACAATATACAGAATAGTTATTCTAAAGATAGGAACATTCCTATATTAAAACTTACTAAACTTTTATTTGAGAGTGATTGGCAGTATTGGTGATGCTATGATTTAGTTTTTCATTAATAAGCTGTAGTGCATCTAAATTTTATATTTTCGACGAGTCTGAGAGCCTGTTTGTGAGGGTTTCATCTGGAAATGTTTAATTTGTCTCAGCTTAGAATCAGGTAGTTTCAAACCCAAGGTATTTAGCCAATCACTAAAGTTATTAATTGGTTGGCTTTCGGGTTGTGAGAGCAATGTATCTATTTTTTTTATATATAATTTTAGCTGTTCTGGAGTCATATTTGGTTCACCAAGAGCCTTAGCTACATCGCTTAGTGCAAGTTTTAATAATTCAGGATCTGGTTTTTCTTCTTCTGCCAATTCTAAGTGAGTTTCGAGATAGACAGTAGCATAATCTCGATCTTTGAGGCGTGAAATTAAATAATCATGGTAACTATCACTGGTGGGCATTTTCTCGTCTCCTATAGTCTTGCAAATACTCTATCGCTTTATGAATATCTTGGTTTTGGGTGCTTTTATCTCCGCCACACAAAATGAGTATAATTATTGCGCCAATTTCTGCAAAATAAATTCGGTAGCCGGGTCCAAAATCTATCTTTAGTTCAGAGACACCTTGCCCAACTGAGCGATAATCTCCTAAATTACCAAGACTGACTCGGTTGAGTCTTTTATCAATGATAGATTTGGCTTTTTTATCTCTAAGTGCGTCAAGCCACTCAGCAAAGGGAACTCTACCGTCACTGGTAATGTAACGCCGAATATCTTTTGGTTCAACTACCATTATTTTGATTTTAGGCGATCGCGTCTGTCGTCTAAATGGTTATATTTTGTTGTCATTGACTGATTTTACGATTTCCAGTCTCAAGGCGATCGCTATTCGTCAGTCGTGTAAATTGTCACACGTTTATCGTCAACCTGCTCAAAAAAATTATTTATTTCTAGATAGCTGGGAAAAAACCCCCCGGAATTGTGTAGATTACGCTAGAATTGTTAAAGGTTCTTTACAGAATTTGCTAATCATAAACAATTCTGTTAATGCAACTCAGCATTTAAAATTGAATCTGAAAACCCCCTCTTGAGTTCACTAAAAGCTCCTATGACGCTCCCAATTCGCAACGTCGCCATTATCGCCCACGTTGACCACGGCAAAACTACCCTGGTTGATGCGCTCCTCAAACAATCTGGTATTTTCCGAGAAGGTGAAGACGTTCCGGATTGTGTCATGGATTCCAACACCCTAGAACGGGAGCGGGGTATTACAATTCTCTCGAAAAATACAGCCGTTCGTTACAAAGAAACGCTGATCAATATTGTTGATACCCCAGGACACGCTGACTTCGGTGGCGAAGTCGAACGGGTACTAGGAATGGTTGATGGTTGTCTGTTAATTGTCGATGCTAACGAAGGCCCTATGCCTCAGACGCGCTTTGTTTTGAAGAAAGCTCTGGAAAAAGGATTGCGCCCCATCGTCGTCATCAACAAAATTGATCGCGGCCAAACTGACCCGCACGTTGCTGTTGATAAGGTTTTGG from Nodularia sp. LEGE 06071 includes the following:
- a CDS encoding DNA-binding protein, producing MPTSDSYHDYLISRLKDRDYATVYLETHLELAEEEKPDPELLKLALSDVAKALGEPNMTPEQLKLYIKKIDTLLSQPESQPINNFSDWLNTLGLKLPDSKLRQIKHFQMKPSQTGSQTRRKYKI
- a CDS encoding HD domain-containing protein, which encodes MLTERFTAALTYATQLHAQQVRKGSGVPYIAHLLGAASIALEYGANEDEAIAALLHDAIEDQGGDATRAEIRRRFGENVTAIVDGCTDADTTPKPPWRQRKKAYIAHIATASPSVLLVSVADKLYNAQSILKDYRVLGESLWDRFQGGREGTLWYYRALVDAFTKAGNTPLVEELERVVTEIERQTANKK
- a CDS encoding type II toxin-antitoxin system RelE/ParE family toxin; translation: MVVEPKDIRRYITSDGRVPFAEWLDALRDKKAKSIIDKRLNRVSLGNLGDYRSVGQGVSELKIDFGPGYRIYFAEIGAIIILILCGGDKSTQNQDIHKAIEYLQDYRRRENAHQ
- a CDS encoding ribose-phosphate pyrophosphokinase translates to MNAHRGSAVLSSASLKVQPAATGVTENHRLRLFSGSANVPLSQEVARYLGMDLGPMIRKRFADGELYVQIQESIRGCDVYLIQPTCQPVNDHLMELLIMVDACRRASARQVTAVIPYYGYARADRKTAGRESITAKLVANLIAKAGASRVLAMDLHSAQIQGYFDIPFDHVYGSPVIFDYLASKQLSDVVVVSPDVGGVARARAFAKKLNDAPLAIIDKRRQAHNVAEVMNVIGDVKGKTAILVDDMIDTGGTISEGARLLRQEGASQVYACATHAVFSPPAKERLSSGLFEEVIVTNTIPIPEHNRFPELVVLSVANLLGETIWRIHEDTSVSSMFR